One part of the Chryseobacterium mulctrae genome encodes these proteins:
- a CDS encoding RDD family protein, which translates to MEKNYRFIAISSLAISLIGILSCFYSFYRVWNGASQFNTIPEIFRILFSFSTLNLDFTNRFEHLDIWNFVFYLLLFIGSLQFIKTKGKETRFIGFVFSVIFFNAIIVLLQSTFYKSFLTKWQDVTSLQIFSIIIGYLALMGVLYVSYRVLKLIKSEKEIDVIITENKTIVTDTGKWQRFFHWVVDLAVMSLVVIPVIISLGYWLADSGILDGNETLQKFFRGRWSLYTIIFVLILIYYPISEILFGSSPGKFLTESRVVNSKAESPSSSTIFLRTLCRNIPFDALSFFSKRGWHDSLSETYVVKEKRTGFKTNKLLWILPVLAIYLLVMYFGKRFYTEYKANIEFNNTMSEKLNFLESEIKNPNTNQFFVVNDIDYYGNIKNYGFKIEKIEGSKITIKRIIGESLSESSFAQAKYLYEQQKDTAKTFVIRKYDLVNIFPNNQEELYRPVKTLEFFEPGIRYGIENVYHFNAPYLEVSIGQDSKDYSNHNASVYFQNLGGSGTILNIKNINNDIKWNASFPLKIMNDVQSPTIVMVENFKLSERNISQIEILDSLKQKHTFLLKTNGLQAEVTEQK; encoded by the coding sequence ATGGAAAAAAACTACAGATTTATTGCCATCAGTTCGCTGGCAATATCCCTCATTGGTATTTTAAGTTGCTTTTATTCGTTTTACAGGGTATGGAATGGGGCATCGCAGTTTAATACAATTCCTGAAATTTTTCGAATTTTATTTTCATTCAGTACTTTAAATCTAGATTTCACCAATCGATTTGAGCATCTTGATATTTGGAATTTTGTCTTTTATCTTTTGCTGTTCATTGGTTCGTTGCAGTTCATCAAAACTAAAGGGAAAGAAACCCGCTTCATTGGTTTTGTATTTTCTGTGATTTTTTTTAATGCTATTATTGTGCTTTTACAAAGTACATTTTATAAATCTTTCCTTACAAAATGGCAGGATGTAACGTCTCTTCAAATATTTTCTATAATCATCGGTTATCTTGCTTTAATGGGTGTTTTGTATGTAAGTTATCGAGTTTTAAAACTGATTAAAAGCGAAAAAGAAATAGACGTAATAATAACTGAGAACAAAACGATCGTTACAGATACCGGAAAGTGGCAACGTTTTTTTCATTGGGTTGTCGACTTGGCGGTGATGTCGTTAGTTGTGATTCCTGTGATTATAAGTTTAGGATATTGGCTTGCAGATTCTGGTATTTTAGACGGAAATGAAACGCTTCAAAAGTTTTTTAGAGGAAGATGGTCTTTGTACACTATTATTTTCGTACTCATTCTTATTTATTACCCGATTTCAGAGATTCTTTTTGGGTCATCACCCGGAAAGTTTTTAACGGAATCCAGAGTTGTTAATTCAAAAGCAGAATCTCCCAGTTCTTCTACGATATTTTTGAGAACTTTATGCAGAAATATTCCTTTTGATGCGCTGTCTTTTTTCTCAAAAAGAGGATGGCACGATTCGCTTTCTGAAACGTATGTGGTGAAAGAGAAAAGAACCGGTTTTAAAACCAATAAACTGCTTTGGATTTTACCAGTTTTAGCAATTTATCTTTTGGTAATGTATTTCGGAAAACGATTTTATACTGAATACAAAGCCAATATTGAATTTAATAATACGATGTCTGAAAAATTAAACTTTTTGGAATCTGAAATTAAAAATCCAAACACCAATCAGTTTTTTGTAGTGAATGATATTGATTATTACGGAAACATAAAGAATTACGGTTTTAAAATCGAGAAAATTGAAGGCAGCAAAATAACAATCAAAAGAATTATTGGCGAATCTCTGTCTGAATCTAGCTTTGCTCAGGCAAAATATCTTTATGAGCAACAGAAAGATACCGCAAAAACATTTGTCATCAGAAAATATGATTTGGTCAATATTTTTCCGAATAATCAGGAAGAGCTTTACCGTCCTGTAAAAACATTAGAATTTTTCGAACCAGGAATTCGCTACGGAATTGAAAATGTTTACCATTTTAATGCACCTTATTTAGAAGTATCCATTGGTCAAGACAGCAAAGATTACAGTAATCATAATGCATCTGTTTATTTTCAGAATCTTGGCGGAAGCGGAACGATACTCAATATAAAAAACATCAATAATGATATTAAATGGAATGCCTCTTTTCCGTTAAAAATAATGAATGATGTGCAGTCTCCAACAATTGTTATGGTAGAAAATTTTAAACTAAGTGAAAGAAATATTTCACAAATTGAGATTCTAGATTCTTTAAAACAAAAACATACATTTCTTTTGAAAACCAATGGTTTGCAGGCAGAGGTAACGGAACAGAAATAA
- a CDS encoding ATP-binding protein, which yields MNFVECHDEPIHIPGYIQSFGYLIGIETTSLTISFFSENISDVFKIERCEDLFGKKLSQFPEVFQTVIDSDIFKDAGFLSKRENETYFDKITVAGKQYHFSVFRANDYIFLEFEAVYENPNKRITNKYDNFYIIDNEQEIWDQLLNTISNIINYDRIMVYKFMSDGSGKVISEKTNNHLESYLGLHYPEHDIPRQARELYKKKRKRIFSDVYSHPVRILSRSGKSVDLTFAASRAMSPIHGQYIKNSGASSSFSISIIIDDQLWGLVTCQNSEAKHIDLEDRVQAGIFTVLASNAYSSFKSKKELEYRIDLNEKLYALKSEFLEHGSLFESLDFNKSEIRLMPKADGLAIISDNEIVTDGITPDREIINNIVNWAYENTSDNVFISNSFLKDYGSELNLNSDTAGIIIYFVERSKKEILIWFRKEFDEHINWAGNPEKKIKTFSKNGEEIRTVSPRESFQVFTENIKGKSKRWSSKNQIAVHLIRDLIFETSHKQYITIKKLNDQLKKVNEELDSFSYTISHDLGTPLTVMKLNAQMLLNSLEDIADKDKNKINSIIGEIDNMAEMMQNVLQLSRAKHSEIQLETIETNLTIRKITENAKITYDSQKSMVVIKECPEVLADKTMLHQVFLNIINNAVKYSSDREQPIIEIEGTEAGDQIIYRIKDNGIGIPEENKHRMFKIFNRMDNAKKFKGNGVGLSIVHRIMNRLGGNVDYESNKDGTCFILTFQKPKFVKL from the coding sequence ATGAATTTTGTTGAATGTCATGATGAGCCCATTCATATTCCGGGCTACATACAAAGTTTCGGATACTTGATTGGCATTGAGACAACTTCTCTTACCATCTCTTTTTTTAGTGAAAATATCTCTGATGTTTTCAAAATAGAACGTTGCGAAGATCTTTTTGGAAAAAAACTTTCACAGTTTCCTGAGGTTTTCCAAACCGTAATCGATTCTGATATTTTTAAAGATGCAGGATTTCTTTCTAAAAGAGAAAATGAAACTTATTTCGACAAAATTACAGTTGCCGGAAAACAATATCATTTTTCGGTTTTCAGAGCAAATGATTATATTTTCTTAGAGTTTGAAGCGGTTTATGAAAACCCAAACAAACGGATTACCAATAAATACGATAATTTTTATATTATCGATAACGAGCAGGAAATTTGGGATCAGCTCCTCAATACGATTTCCAATATCATCAATTATGACCGTATTATGGTTTATAAATTTATGAGTGATGGTTCAGGAAAGGTAATTTCAGAAAAAACAAACAATCATCTTGAAAGTTATTTGGGACTTCATTATCCTGAACACGATATTCCGAGACAGGCGCGAGAACTTTATAAAAAGAAAAGAAAAAGAATATTTTCTGATGTTTACTCACATCCGGTACGTATTCTGAGCCGAAGCGGAAAAAGTGTAGATCTTACTTTCGCAGCTTCCAGAGCAATGTCACCCATCCATGGTCAATACATAAAAAACTCAGGAGCTTCATCAAGCTTCAGTATTTCAATTATCATTGACGATCAATTGTGGGGATTGGTAACCTGTCAAAATTCTGAAGCGAAACATATAGATCTTGAAGATCGTGTACAGGCAGGAATTTTTACTGTTTTAGCATCGAATGCCTATTCTTCTTTTAAATCTAAAAAAGAATTAGAATACAGAATTGATCTTAATGAAAAGCTGTATGCTCTTAAATCTGAGTTTTTAGAGCACGGTTCTTTGTTTGAGTCTTTGGATTTTAATAAATCTGAAATAAGATTAATGCCAAAAGCCGACGGATTGGCAATTATCTCGGACAATGAGATCGTTACAGACGGAATTACACCAGATCGGGAAATTATCAATAACATTGTAAACTGGGCGTATGAAAATACATCAGACAATGTTTTTATCAGCAACAGTTTTCTGAAAGATTACGGATCTGAACTCAATCTAAATTCTGATACTGCAGGAATCATCATCTATTTTGTTGAAAGAAGTAAAAAAGAAATCCTGATATGGTTCAGAAAAGAATTTGATGAACATATTAACTGGGCAGGAAATCCGGAGAAAAAAATTAAAACTTTTTCGAAAAACGGGGAAGAAATAAGAACGGTTTCGCCAAGAGAATCTTTTCAGGTTTTCACTGAAAATATAAAAGGAAAATCTAAAAGATGGAGCTCTAAAAACCAAATTGCAGTGCACCTTATCCGCGATCTTATTTTTGAAACTTCACATAAACAATATATTACCATCAAAAAACTGAACGATCAGCTGAAAAAAGTAAACGAAGAACTAGACAGTTTTTCGTACACGATTTCGCACGATTTGGGAACACCACTTACCGTGATGAAACTGAATGCGCAGATGTTGCTGAACAGTTTAGAAGATATTGCAGACAAGGATAAAAATAAAATCAATTCTATTATCGGCGAGATCGATAATATGGCAGAAATGATGCAGAATGTGCTTCAGCTTAGCCGTGCAAAGCACAGCGAAATACAACTTGAAACCATTGAAACCAATCTGACCATTCGGAAAATTACCGAGAACGCAAAAATCACGTACGACAGTCAGAAAAGTATGGTGGTGATTAAAGAGTGTCCGGAAGTTTTGGCAGATAAAACGATGCTGCATCAGGTATTTTTAAATATAATCAATAACGCTGTAAAATATTCGTCAGATAGAGAACAGCCGATTATTGAAATTGAAGGCACGGAAGCCGGAGATCAAATTATTTACAGAATTAAAGACAACGGCATCGGAATTCCTGAAGAAAATAAACATAGAATGTTTAAAATTTTCAACAGAATGGATAATGCCAAAAAGTTTAAGGGTAATGGAGTAGGCCTTTCAATCGTTCACAGAATTATGAATAGATTGGGCGGAAATGTAGATTATGAGAGTAATAAAGACGGAACTTGCTTTATTTTGACGTTTCAAAAACCTAAATTTGTGAAACTTTAA
- a CDS encoding biliverdin-producing heme oxygenase produces the protein MVSEYLKKNTAEYHDAAEKLFNSEKIFNKTFTLEDYKKIINTNYLMLLHSENKIFNNLSERFSEKLQLDQRVKLPLIEKDLSSLALENQTASQDFELANEHEALGAMYVIEGSTLGGNVIAKQLSKTEGFDDVTFNFFGCYQENTGPMWKNFKEVLDTEVTEENYDEVLSGAKKLYTFLLNVN, from the coding sequence ATGGTATCTGAATATCTAAAAAAAAATACGGCGGAGTATCACGATGCTGCTGAAAAGCTTTTTAATTCTGAGAAAATTTTTAATAAAACTTTCACTTTAGAAGATTATAAAAAAATCATCAATACCAATTATCTGATGCTTCTTCACAGTGAAAACAAAATATTCAACAACCTTTCTGAAAGATTTTCTGAAAAACTTCAGTTAGATCAAAGAGTAAAGCTTCCTTTAATCGAAAAAGATTTGTCAAGTTTAGCTTTAGAAAACCAAACAGCTTCTCAAGATTTTGAATTGGCGAATGAACATGAAGCTTTAGGAGCAATGTATGTCATTGAAGGTTCTACTTTGGGGGGAAATGTTATTGCAAAACAGCTTTCTAAGACGGAAGGTTTCGATGATGTAACATTCAATTTTTTCGGATGTTATCAGGAAAATACGGGACCAATGTGGAAGAATTTCAAAGAAGTTTTGGACACTGAAGTTACTGAAGAAAACTACGACGAAGTATTATCAGGAGCTAAAAAATTATATACGTTTTTACTAAACGTTAATTAA
- a CDS encoding malate dehydrogenase: MKVTVVGAGAVGASCAEYIAMKDFCSEVVLVDIKEGFAEGKAMDLMQTASLNGFDTKITGTTGDYSKTAGSHVAVITSGIPRKPGMTREELIGINAGIVKEVTENLVKNSPEVIIIVVSNPMDTMAYLVYKTSGLPKHKIIGMGGALDSARFKYRLAEALEAPISDVDGMVIAAHSDTGMLPLLSKATRNGVPVTEFLDEAKQKYVIEETKVGGATLTKLLGTSAWYAPGAAVSVMVQAIACDQKKMIPCSLMLDGEYGESDICLGVPAIIGKNGVESIVTISLTEEEKAKFAEAAQAVREVNGDLKF, translated from the coding sequence ATGAAAGTAACTGTAGTAGGTGCAGGCGCTGTAGGTGCAAGTTGTGCAGAATACATCGCAATGAAAGACTTCTGTTCAGAAGTAGTTTTAGTAGATATCAAAGAAGGTTTTGCTGAAGGAAAAGCAATGGACTTGATGCAGACTGCATCTTTGAACGGATTTGATACAAAAATTACAGGTACAACAGGAGATTACAGCAAAACAGCAGGTTCTCATGTAGCAGTAATCACTTCTGGTATCCCAAGAAAACCGGGAATGACCAGAGAAGAATTAATCGGTATCAATGCGGGAATCGTAAAAGAAGTTACTGAAAACTTAGTAAAAAATTCTCCGGAAGTAATCATCATCGTGGTTTCTAACCCAATGGATACTATGGCTTATTTGGTATACAAAACTTCTGGTCTTCCTAAGCACAAAATCATCGGTATGGGTGGTGCTTTAGATTCTGCAAGATTCAAATACAGATTGGCTGAAGCTTTAGAAGCTCCAATCTCTGATGTAGACGGAATGGTAATCGCTGCTCACAGTGATACAGGAATGCTTCCTTTATTGAGCAAAGCAACAAGAAACGGAGTTCCTGTAACTGAGTTCCTTGACGAAGCAAAACAAAAATATGTAATCGAAGAAACTAAAGTTGGTGGTGCTACATTAACTAAATTATTGGGTACTTCAGCTTGGTATGCTCCAGGTGCAGCAGTTTCTGTAATGGTTCAGGCAATTGCTTGTGATCAAAAGAAAATGATCCCTTGTTCATTAATGCTTGACGGAGAATATGGCGAAAGCGATATCTGTCTTGGTGTTCCTGCAATTATCGGGAAAAACGGTGTTGAAAGCATCGTAACAATTTCTTTAACTGAAGAAGAAAAAGCTAAATTTGCTGAAGCTGCACAAGCAGTAAGAGAAGTAAATGGTGATTTGAAGTTTTAA
- a CDS encoding DUF1399 domain-containing protein, which translates to MMNKDLWTKIEQFDFDQPPSEYDFTLRLAHENYWMQSFTKQAILEYKKFMYLAAVSDMMVSPSEIVDTVWHQHLIFTKSYSEFCQILGKQIQHIPSTHNKEDFQKFKLAKERTTKLYENFFGTQPENIWNLANPFESLNLKKSKFKLRTSLIIGIVAFIILSVSLYFLLKPLYLNINNPDFIILFLGLIIASIVGLEWYNRRKFAQTIHLFDKDSFVFDLQPYELIYLNNKSISPVINGTVNELIDNGSIKINEDNTISTNKLTFIQSREHQQVIDLLNDLGKTSYPNFLIQLITKPVFSNIIKSMEAVKKYFNRSKAFSNLFVLNFVVFLSLIMFGFLRIVTGILRDKPILLISFAVIILSFMMIGYLFRLTNLFSSKVLPDLYKTVILPKKNTNNNWQWSYFLMGTAVLTTSFVPLTNRSVSVNSDGDCGTSSSSSDSSCGGSSCSSCGGCGGD; encoded by the coding sequence ATGATGAATAAAGATCTTTGGACTAAAATTGAGCAGTTTGATTTTGATCAGCCTCCAAGTGAATATGACTTCACATTACGGTTAGCTCATGAAAATTACTGGATGCAGAGTTTTACAAAACAGGCAATTTTAGAATACAAAAAATTCATGTATCTGGCTGCAGTTTCAGATATGATGGTTTCGCCATCGGAAATTGTAGATACGGTTTGGCATCAACATCTTATTTTCACAAAGTCATATTCAGAATTTTGTCAGATTTTAGGAAAACAGATTCAGCATATTCCTTCCACTCACAATAAAGAAGATTTTCAAAAATTTAAACTCGCCAAAGAACGTACGACAAAATTATATGAAAACTTTTTTGGAACACAACCAGAAAACATTTGGAATCTTGCAAATCCATTTGAAAGTTTGAATTTAAAAAAATCAAAATTTAAATTGAGAACATCATTAATTATAGGAATAGTTGCATTCATAATTCTAAGTGTTTCACTTTATTTTTTGCTAAAACCTTTATATCTCAATATTAATAACCCTGACTTTATTATTTTATTTTTAGGATTAATCATAGCTTCCATTGTAGGATTGGAATGGTATAACAGAAGAAAATTTGCACAAACAATTCATTTATTCGATAAAGATTCTTTTGTATTTGATCTTCAGCCTTATGAATTAATTTATCTTAACAACAAAAGTATTTCGCCTGTCATCAACGGAACTGTGAACGAATTGATTGATAACGGCTCGATAAAAATAAATGAGGACAACACGATTAGCACTAACAAATTAACGTTCATACAATCACGAGAACATCAACAGGTGATCGACTTATTAAATGATCTTGGAAAAACTTCTTATCCTAATTTTTTAATTCAGTTGATTACAAAACCTGTATTTTCAAATATCATTAAATCGATGGAAGCTGTTAAAAAATACTTTAACCGATCGAAAGCTTTCTCCAATTTATTCGTTCTGAATTTTGTTGTTTTTCTATCATTAATTATGTTCGGCTTTCTCAGAATTGTAACCGGGATTTTACGTGATAAACCGATTTTACTGATAAGTTTTGCTGTTATTATTTTAAGTTTTATGATGATAGGATATTTATTCAGACTTACCAATTTATTTAGTTCTAAAGTTTTACCCGACTTATATAAAACCGTTATACTACCCAAAAAAAATACCAACAACAATTGGCAATGGAGCTATTTTCTTATGGGAACCGCAGTTTTAACAACTTCTTTTGTTCCTTTAACCAATCGATCTGTATCAGTCAATTCGGATGGTGATTGCGGAACCTCATCTTCGTCATCAGATTCTTCTTGTGGCGGTAGTTCTTGTAGCAGTTGCGGGGGTTGTGGTGGAGATTAA
- a CDS encoding NAD(P)/FAD-dependent oxidoreductase — MNETEYEVIIIGGSYSGLSAAMALGRSLRKTLVIDNGKPCNEQTPHSHNFLTQDGKSPKEIAENARKQVSEYETVHFHQGKAVDAKKSETGFEVITEKGEKFYSKKLIIATGITDEIPNIKGFKESWGISLIHCPYCHGYEYKGKKTAIIANGDKAVHISSLVKNLTKDVTLITREKANFTNEQRDKLQRNNIQIIENEIAELKHHKGIAESIIFADETEIKFEAVYGAFPFHQHSEIPKNLGCEVTEFGHIKTDQFQKTNVPGLFVCGDNSSMMRSVSNAVMTGNVAGAMVNMELVTDCF; from the coding sequence ATGAATGAAACAGAATACGAAGTAATCATTATTGGCGGAAGCTATTCCGGGCTTTCTGCAGCAATGGCTTTAGGAAGATCATTAAGAAAAACTTTGGTGATAGACAATGGAAAACCTTGCAATGAACAAACTCCACATTCCCATAATTTCCTGACTCAAGATGGAAAATCACCCAAAGAAATTGCAGAAAACGCACGAAAACAAGTAAGCGAATACGAAACCGTACACTTTCATCAAGGAAAAGCGGTTGATGCTAAAAAATCTGAAACGGGTTTTGAAGTTATAACAGAAAAAGGAGAAAAATTTTATTCAAAAAAACTGATAATTGCAACGGGAATTACAGATGAAATTCCGAACATTAAAGGTTTTAAAGAATCTTGGGGAATATCTCTGATCCACTGCCCTTATTGCCACGGATACGAATACAAAGGCAAAAAAACAGCAATTATTGCCAATGGCGATAAAGCCGTACATATTTCTTCGCTTGTTAAAAATTTAACCAAAGATGTTACGCTTATCACAAGAGAAAAAGCCAATTTCACCAACGAGCAGAGAGATAAATTACAACGAAACAATATTCAAATCATTGAAAATGAAATCGCTGAATTAAAGCACCATAAAGGAATCGCGGAAAGCATCATTTTCGCAGACGAAACAGAAATAAAATTTGAAGCAGTTTACGGAGCTTTTCCTTTTCATCAGCATTCGGAAATCCCGAAAAATTTAGGGTGTGAGGTTACAGAATTTGGTCACATTAAGACAGATCAGTTTCAGAAAACAAATGTTCCCGGTCTTTTTGTCTGTGGTGATAATTCTTCAATGATGCGCTCGGTTTCCAACGCAGTAATGACAGGAAATGTAGCCGGCGCAATGGTGAATATGGAATTGGTGACGGATTGTTTTTAA
- a CDS encoding Fur family transcriptional regulator has translation MIRRSTPTKEAVLNVLAGSRKAMSSDAVMQKVDISIDRATIYRVLNRFCEDGILHRIVAEDGKQYFAVCIKCDEKKLADHHFHFRCTKCETIECLPNEVQFSLEKGYLVESVNCILTGICKDCA, from the coding sequence ATGATAAGAAGAAGTACACCAACAAAAGAGGCAGTTTTGAATGTTTTAGCAGGCTCTAGAAAAGCGATGAGTTCAGATGCAGTGATGCAGAAAGTCGATATCAGTATTGATCGTGCTACAATCTACCGTGTTCTCAATAGATTCTGCGAAGACGGAATTCTCCATAGAATTGTTGCAGAAGACGGAAAACAGTATTTTGCTGTTTGTATAAAATGTGATGAAAAAAAACTGGCAGATCATCATTTTCATTTCAGATGTACAAAATGTGAAACGATAGAATGTCTGCCAAATGAAGTTCAGTTTTCCTTAGAAAAAGGATATTTAGTTGAAAGCGTAAATTGTATTTTAACAGGAATTTGTAAAGATTGCGCCTAA
- a CDS encoding S41 family peptidase — MKKTSVLLIFFLFQQYIFAQKDQYYDFIKTWNFIKYYHPDLASGKIDADSLFLVNVKNISSQDDFNSIVEKLTGKLNKKFIASAPSETSQDVFTKNQNFNWFQKNRKISSENKEVLNSIYNHRYNFEDLPKGKLVSDEKKYPFPKTENISIEYRLLALAKIQGVVDYLFPHKYIMNKGFEEYFKNSLNENLQVTSRKDFEIILAKLVSKMEDSHAFKFYRELNYRNDFLFNASYYSPFDYKIVNNYLLVTDIVFPEICTKANIKKGDHITEINGKKVSQIIDEKSRLLSVSNREKLIFELSSYQNNLIWSDNTPQKSLKVQSGNKAFTTNIELVNTLDKTQVNVLSNYINNKNQKWANRELINKEIAYFNINNTLQFINDVDDDKIDKKMENIILDASKKKAMVFDMRGYPDWGGFIFHYVYKYFSPSENYFYKYYAPNLKNIGTFVYLKDSYHYFPEIKDMKTMPYSGKVFIIVNPESRSASEWYTMSLQKIFPQSITIGQQTAGADGDVVKVNLPGDYLLEFTGNGIFYPDNSQTQQTGVRINEVIKYKNQDFLDKKDLEFERVLNALK, encoded by the coding sequence ATGAAAAAAACATCAGTTCTCCTTATCTTTTTTTTATTTCAACAATACATTTTCGCTCAGAAAGATCAGTATTATGACTTCATCAAAACCTGGAATTTCATTAAATATTATCATCCCGATTTAGCAAGCGGAAAAATTGATGCAGACAGTTTGTTTTTGGTGAATGTGAAAAATATCAGTTCACAAGATGATTTTAATTCTATCGTTGAAAAATTAACTGGAAAACTCAATAAAAAATTTATAGCTTCTGCTCCTTCTGAAACATCGCAGGATGTTTTTACAAAAAATCAAAACTTCAATTGGTTTCAGAAAAACAGAAAAATAAGCTCTGAAAATAAAGAGGTACTCAACTCGATTTACAATCACCGTTATAATTTTGAAGACCTTCCAAAAGGAAAATTAGTAAGTGACGAAAAAAAATATCCATTTCCAAAAACCGAAAATATTTCCATTGAATATCGTTTACTCGCTTTAGCAAAAATACAGGGAGTTGTAGATTACCTGTTTCCTCACAAATATATTATGAATAAAGGTTTTGAGGAATATTTTAAAAATAGTTTAAACGAAAACTTACAAGTAACTTCAAGGAAAGATTTTGAGATCATCCTGGCAAAACTCGTTTCTAAAATGGAAGACAGCCATGCTTTTAAATTTTATCGTGAACTCAATTACAGAAACGATTTTTTGTTTAACGCTTCTTATTATTCCCCTTTCGATTATAAAATTGTAAACAATTATCTCTTGGTTACCGACATTGTATTTCCCGAGATTTGTACAAAAGCAAACATCAAAAAAGGAGATCACATCACAGAAATTAACGGTAAAAAAGTATCACAGATCATCGATGAGAAAAGCAGGCTACTTTCTGTTTCTAATCGTGAAAAGTTAATATTCGAGCTTTCATCCTACCAAAACAATCTTATTTGGTCAGACAATACTCCGCAAAAATCATTAAAGGTACAATCCGGTAACAAAGCATTTACGACAAATATCGAACTTGTAAACACTTTAGATAAAACACAGGTCAATGTACTTTCAAATTACATAAACAATAAGAACCAAAAATGGGCTAACCGAGAACTAATTAATAAAGAAATTGCCTATTTTAATATTAATAACACGCTACAATTCATCAATGATGTGGATGATGATAAAATTGATAAAAAAATGGAAAACATTATTCTAGATGCCTCAAAGAAAAAAGCAATGGTTTTTGATATGAGAGGTTATCCGGATTGGGGTGGATTTATTTTTCATTATGTGTATAAGTACTTTTCACCTTCCGAAAATTATTTTTATAAATATTATGCTCCAAATCTTAAAAACATAGGCACCTTTGTTTATCTGAAAGATTCTTATCATTATTTCCCTGAAATAAAAGATATGAAGACGATGCCGTACTCCGGTAAAGTTTTTATTATCGTTAATCCTGAATCCCGAAGCGCAAGTGAATGGTACACCATGAGTTTGCAAAAAATATTCCCTCAGTCAATTACAATCGGGCAACAAACTGCCGGTGCGGACGGTGATGTAGTCAAAGTAAATCTTCCCGGAGATTATCTTTTAGAATTTACCGGAAACGGAATTTTTTATCCCGACAATTCGCAAACCCAACAAACAGGAGTCAGAATTAATGAAGTGATTAAATATAAAAATCAGGATTTTTTAGATAAAAAAGATTTGGAATTTGAGAGAGTTTTAAATGCTTTAAAATAA